One part of the Olleya sp. YS genome encodes these proteins:
- a CDS encoding BlaI/MecI/CopY family transcriptional regulator, with the protein MQKLTNKEEEIMHILWKLEHAFVKDVMAEIKEDKPHYNTLSTMIRNLEEKGYVSYEAFGKTHRYFPIIKKEDYRKKFMNTAIDNYFNSSYKNVVSFFAKEEKISIDELKEIIRLIEKQD; encoded by the coding sequence ATGCAAAAATTAACAAACAAAGAAGAAGAAATCATGCATATTTTATGGAAGCTAGAACATGCTTTTGTTAAAGATGTTATGGCCGAAATAAAAGAAGACAAACCGCATTATAACACGCTGTCTACAATGATTAGAAATCTAGAAGAGAAAGGGTATGTTAGTTATGAAGCATTTGGAAAAACACACCGTTACTTCCCTATTATTAAAAAAGAAGACTATCGTAAAAAATTTATGAATACAGCTATAGACAACTATTTTAATAGCTCTTATAAAAACGTCGTCTCATTTTTTGCCAAGGAGGAAAAAATAAGTATTGATGAATTAAAAGAGATTATTCGTTTAATAGAAAAACAAGATTAA
- a CDS encoding M56 family metallopeptidase has protein sequence MDYFLKASAVIILFYACYKLFLQRETFFQANRWFFVIGLIISACIPLLVIPVYIEILDVPTQTISIKDTVITQQQSNSAFNFYNTLQWCYAIGILFFSIKLIFETSSLIHQLYNKPYKSIQNFKLIETNNKVSPFSFFNWIVYNPNQFNKDELSHIINHEKIHAKQYHSIDIIVTQLACIVFWFNPFIWLYKKEMQQNLEFIADQKAQSNANCDISYQQVLLKVTIPNYKLAIANNFYNSLLKKRIIMLHKSKSSTLNAWKYFLILPALALFLMSFNTKDIYITKTNKETNTTPNKTSDIEILMINKYTTDAELSQAEKEFKKKDVTLKFKSVKRNSSGEIIAIKISAKTKDSNANFSVNSDNPINPIKIIFDQTKNSVSIGNGKPEHGKDYHFSTNDDHTKIITKKKGNNVFVISSDDNDKHHEDVKVIIKNKNDSIKSNSFIWKSKDSIHVDLEDIDDSHIIVMDGADGEKIKAKIVTKYINTDTLWVGKKHDSIHIMKIKNDANPNKNTFIIKKEITVDDINSTEDSNVFIIKDKDGKTIKKRIEVKNSADSDIEIRSSNGETPLIIIDGKEAKKGELKSLNPDDIKSMNVIKGEQAKKLYGDKGKDGVIEIKTKK, from the coding sequence ATGGATTATTTTTTAAAAGCTTCTGCAGTTATCATACTATTTTATGCTTGCTATAAATTGTTTTTACAACGCGAAACGTTTTTCCAAGCAAACCGATGGTTTTTTGTTATTGGATTAATCATATCGGCATGTATACCTTTGTTAGTAATACCTGTATATATTGAAATTCTGGATGTTCCTACCCAAACTATTAGCATTAAGGACACTGTAATAACTCAACAACAAAGCAATTCTGCTTTTAACTTTTATAATACACTACAATGGTGCTACGCTATTGGCATACTCTTTTTTAGTATCAAACTAATTTTTGAAACTAGCTCTCTTATACATCAACTTTACAACAAACCTTACAAGTCCATTCAAAATTTTAAACTTATAGAAACAAATAATAAGGTCTCACCGTTTTCATTTTTTAATTGGATAGTTTATAACCCTAATCAGTTTAACAAAGACGAATTAAGCCATATAATTAATCATGAAAAAATTCATGCAAAGCAATACCATTCGATAGACATTATTGTCACACAATTAGCTTGTATTGTGTTTTGGTTTAATCCTTTTATTTGGTTATACAAAAAAGAAATGCAGCAAAACTTAGAATTTATTGCAGACCAAAAAGCACAAAGTAACGCCAATTGTGATATTAGTTATCAGCAGGTTTTACTTAAAGTCACAATACCAAATTATAAATTAGCTATTGCTAATAATTTTTACAATTCATTACTCAAAAAACGAATCATTATGTTACACAAGTCAAAATCAAGTACCTTAAATGCGTGGAAATACTTTTTAATACTTCCAGCACTAGCATTATTTTTAATGAGCTTTAATACCAAAGACATCTACATTACCAAAACAAATAAAGAAACTAATACTACACCAAATAAAACAAGTGATATAGAAATACTTATGATAAATAAGTATACAACTGATGCTGAATTGTCTCAAGCTGAAAAGGAGTTTAAAAAGAAAGATGTTACCTTAAAGTTTAAAAGCGTTAAGAGAAACTCTAGTGGTGAGATTATCGCAATAAAAATCTCTGCCAAAACTAAAGATTCTAATGCAAATTTTAGCGTAAACTCAGATAATCCGATTAATCCTATAAAGATAATATTTGACCAAACTAAAAATAGTGTATCAATAGGAAACGGTAAGCCTGAACACGGAAAAGACTATCATTTTTCTACCAATGATGATCACACAAAAATTATAACAAAGAAAAAAGGGAATAATGTTTTTGTCATTTCATCTGATGATAATGATAAACATCATGAAGATGTAAAAGTTATAATTAAGAATAAAAACGATAGTATTAAAAGCAATTCATTTATTTGGAAAAGTAAAGACTCTATTCATGTCGACTTAGAAGATATAGACGACAGTCATATTATTGTAATGGATGGTGCTGATGGTGAAAAGATAAAGGCAAAAATCGTTACAAAGTATATTAATACTGATACTTTATGGGTTGGCAAAAAACATGATAGCATTCATATTATGAAGATTAAAAATGATGCAAATCCTAATAAAAACACTTTCATCATTAAAAAAGAAATAACAGTAGATGACATAAACAGCACAGAAGATTCTAATGTTTTTATAATTAAAGATAAAGACGGTAAAACCATAAAAAAAAGAATAGAAGTAAAAAATTCTGCAGACAGTGATATTGAAATAAGAAGTAGTAATGGAGAAACACCATTAATTATTATTGATGGCAAAGAAGCTAAAAAAGGAGAATTAAAATCTTTAAACCCAGATGATATCAAAAGTATGAATGTTATTAAAGGAGAGCAAGCTAAAAAGCTTTATGGGGATAAAGGTAAAGATGGAGTGATTGAAATTAAGACAAAAAAATAA